In the genome of Paenibacillus pabuli, one region contains:
- a CDS encoding beta-galactosidase: protein MTYKYPPVSSKAPHMLHGADYNPEQWLRYPEVLEEDIRLMKLAKCNVMSIGIFSWVSLEPEEGVYTFNWLDHVLDTFAANGIYAFLATPSGARPAWMSAKYPEVLRVGANRVRNLHGFRHNHCYTSPVYREKVTAINTKLAERYSDHPAVIGWHISNEFGGDCHCDYCQDAFRGWVKNKYGTLDELNHSWWTTFWSHTVTDWSQVESPAPHGETQVHAMNLDWRRFVTDQTADFIVHETKPLKAKNPDLPVTTNLMEFYEGLNYWKFADILDFLSWDSYPTWHDADEEDKLASRIAMMHDIVRSIKGGQPFLLMESTPSSTNWQETSKLKRPGMHLLASLQAVAHGSDSVQYFQWRKSRGSSEKLHGAVVDHVGHEHTRVFQDVTDVGTALEGMQAVVGTSVPAEVAIIFDWENRWAVKDSQGPRNIGVKYEQTVEWHYDAFWKKGVPVDVIDMDADLSKYKLLVAPMLYLMREGVGERIEQFVENGGTFVATYWSGIVNENDLCFLGGFPGPLRKTLGIWSEEIDGLHDRDLNGVVPVKGNELQLNAEYDAFELCDLIHLEGAEALATYRSDFYAGRPALTVNRLGSGKAYYMATRFKAPFYDDFYGSLIVDLGIERALETQLPAGVTAHIRTDGTADYVFVQNYTPEPKQLQLDNQSYSDLLSGDAVEGSLDLQPYDIRVLRRAAERK from the coding sequence ATGACATACAAATATCCACCGGTAAGTTCCAAAGCACCTCATATGCTGCATGGTGCAGATTATAACCCGGAGCAGTGGCTCCGCTATCCTGAAGTCCTTGAAGAAGATATCCGCCTGATGAAGCTTGCCAAATGTAATGTAATGTCCATTGGCATCTTCTCATGGGTATCCCTTGAACCAGAAGAAGGTGTATACACTTTTAACTGGCTGGATCATGTTTTGGATACGTTTGCAGCGAATGGAATTTACGCATTTTTGGCCACACCAAGCGGAGCAAGACCCGCATGGATGTCAGCAAAGTATCCCGAAGTGCTCCGTGTAGGGGCCAACCGGGTTCGCAACCTGCATGGGTTCCGTCATAATCACTGCTATACGTCCCCTGTATACCGAGAGAAGGTTACGGCGATCAATACAAAACTAGCAGAACGTTATTCGGATCATCCGGCAGTCATTGGCTGGCACATTTCCAATGAATTCGGCGGGGATTGCCACTGTGATTATTGCCAGGATGCCTTTCGCGGCTGGGTAAAAAACAAATATGGCACACTGGATGAGTTGAATCATTCCTGGTGGACGACATTCTGGAGCCATACCGTGACGGATTGGAGTCAAGTGGAGTCTCCTGCCCCGCACGGAGAGACACAGGTGCATGCGATGAATCTGGACTGGCGCAGGTTTGTTACGGATCAGACCGCTGATTTTATCGTGCATGAAACGAAACCGCTCAAGGCCAAAAATCCCGATTTGCCGGTTACGACCAACCTGATGGAATTTTATGAAGGATTAAACTACTGGAAGTTCGCTGACATTCTGGATTTTCTGTCCTGGGACAGTTACCCGACATGGCATGATGCGGACGAAGAAGATAAGCTGGCATCCAGAATTGCCATGATGCATGATATCGTACGTTCGATCAAAGGTGGACAGCCATTCCTGCTGATGGAGAGTACACCAAGCTCAACCAACTGGCAGGAGACCAGCAAATTGAAACGTCCAGGTATGCATTTGCTGGCATCTCTGCAAGCTGTAGCACACGGTTCGGACAGTGTACAATACTTCCAGTGGAGAAAGAGCCGGGGTTCCAGTGAAAAGCTTCATGGAGCGGTTGTGGATCATGTTGGGCATGAACATACCCGTGTGTTCCAGGATGTAACTGACGTAGGAACGGCATTGGAAGGAATGCAGGCAGTAGTTGGAACGTCCGTTCCGGCAGAAGTTGCCATCATCTTCGACTGGGAAAACCGCTGGGCGGTAAAGGATTCCCAAGGTCCTCGGAACATTGGAGTGAAGTACGAGCAGACGGTGGAATGGCATTATGATGCCTTTTGGAAAAAAGGTGTGCCTGTGGATGTCATCGACATGGACGCGGATCTCTCAAAGTACAAACTGCTTGTTGCACCTATGCTCTACTTGATGCGTGAAGGGGTTGGCGAACGCATTGAGCAATTCGTGGAAAATGGCGGTACATTTGTAGCTACGTATTGGTCAGGTATCGTAAATGAGAATGATTTGTGCTTCCTTGGAGGTTTCCCTGGACCGCTTCGCAAGACACTTGGGATCTGGTCAGAAGAGATCGATGGTCTGCATGACCGTGATCTGAATGGAGTTGTACCAGTGAAGGGCAACGAGCTTCAGCTGAATGCCGAGTATGATGCTTTCGAATTATGCGACCTGATTCATCTGGAAGGTGCAGAAGCGCTGGCGACATATCGCTCCGACTTTTATGCCGGACGGCCTGCGTTGACCGTTAATCGTCTTGGTTCAGGTAAAGCCTACTATATGGCTACACGTTTCAAAGCTCCTTTTTACGATGATTTCTATGGCAGTCTCATTGTTGATTTGGGTATTGAGCGTGCACTTGAAACTCAGCTTCCTGCTGGAGTTACGGCACATATTCGTACAGATGGCACGGCGGATTATGTATTTGTGCAGAACTACACACCGGAGCCGAAGCAGCTACAACTGGACAATCAGTCTTATAGCGATCTGCTGAGTGGTGATGCCGTGGAGGGTAGCCTGGATCTGCAGCCATATGACATCAGAGTACTGCGTAGAGCAGCAGAGCGTAAATAA